The following proteins are encoded in a genomic region of Nicotiana sylvestris chromosome 4, ASM39365v2, whole genome shotgun sequence:
- the LOC104222373 gene encoding F-box protein SKP2A: protein MMIGLGVEELSFEKLMVNNNSSGGGCKMGGGGVIREWKDIPMELLLRIVALVDDQTVIVASGVCSGWRDAISWGLTHLSLSWCKRNMNNLVLTLAPKFTKLQVLTLRQDLPQLQDNGVETIANHCHELQDLDLSKSFKLTDCSLYALAHGCPNLTKLNVSGCSAFSDGAVAYLAERCRKLRVLNLCGCVKAATDKALKAIGYYCTRLQTVNLGWCDKVGDEGVMSLAYGCPDLRALDLCGCVLITDESVIALANNCPHLRSLGLYFCQNITDRAMYSLAQSRVKNKHEIWASMKKNRYEDEGLMNLNISQCTALTPPAVQAVCEAFPALHTCPGRHSLIISGCLNLTSVHCACSVQAHRARVLHPAH, encoded by the exons ATGATGATAGGATTAGGGGTGGAGGAGTTGAGCTTTGAGAAGCTGATGGTGAACAATAATAGCAGCGGTGGGGGTTGTAAAATGGGGGGTGGGGGTGTGATCAGGGAGTGGAAAGATATACCTATGGAGTTGTTGTTGAGGATAGTTGCACTTGTGGATGATCAGACGGTGATTGTTGCTTCTGGTGTTTGCAGTGGATGGAGAGATGCTATTTCTTGGGGCCTCACTCACCTTTCCCTTTCTTG GTGCAAGAGGAACATGAACAATTTAGTGCTGACACTTGCACCCAAGTTCACGAAGCTGCAGGTTCTAACTCTTCGGCAAGATTTACCACAACTTCAGGATAATGGTGTTGAGACAATTGCAAATCACTGTCATGAACTTCAAGACCTTGATCTTAGCAAGAGTTTTAAGCTAACTGACTGTTCACTCTATGCTTTAGCTCATGGCTGTCCAAACCTCACGAAGCTGAATGTCAGTGGGTGCTCGGCTTTCAGTGACGGTGCAGTCGCATACCTCGCTGAGCGTTGCAGAAAACTAAGAGTCTTGAATCTTTGTGGCTGTGTTAAAGCTGCAACTGATAAGGCATTGAAG GCTATTGGTTATTACTGTACGCGACTGCAGACTGTGAATCTAGGTTGGTGTGATAAAGTTGGTGATGAAGGCGTAATGAGCTTAGCTTATGGCTGTCCTGATCTCAGAGCCCTTGATCTGTGTGGCTGTGTTCTTATAACAG ATGAGAGTGTGATTGCGTTGGCAAACAATTGCCCTCACCTAAGATCGCTCGGCCTATACTTCTGCCAGAACATCACAGACAGAGCAATGTACTCTTTGGCCCAGAGTCGGGTCAAGAACAAGCACGAGATTTGGGCGTCTATGAAGAAGAACAGGTACGAGGACGAAGGGCTTATGAATCTAAACATCAGCCAGTGCACTGCTCTCACGCCTCCCGCCGTCCAGGCAGTGTGCGAAGCATTCCCTGCCCTGCACACTTGCCCCGGGAGACATTCCCTCATAATTAGCGGCTGCTTGAACTTAACATCGGTGCACTGTGCATGTTCTGTCCAAGCACACCGTGCACGCGTTCTCCATCCAGCTCACTGA